A portion of the Bombus pascuorum chromosome 8, iyBomPasc1.1, whole genome shotgun sequence genome contains these proteins:
- the LOC132910034 gene encoding microtubule-actin cross-linking factor 1, isoforms 1/2/3/4 isoform X24: MSTQAYYKERLGFDPADTVAEHHREQRSQHGYEESLSKFKDERDAIQKKTFTKWVNKHLKKASRHVGDLFEDLRDGHNLISLLEVLSGEHLPRERGRMRFHMLQNVQMALDFLRYKKIKLVNIRAEDIVDGNPKLTLGLIWTIILHFQSWRRKISDIVVGQESNVTAREALLRWARRSTARYPGVRVTDFTGSWRDGLAFSALIHRNRPDLVDWKGARASQPRERLDRVFYVAEREYGVTRLLDPEDVDTPEPDEKSLITYISSLYDVFPEPPTIHPLYDAEDQRRSEEYRELASSLHMWIREKMCLMQERVFPPTLIEMKNLAAGSTKFKNEEVPPRYRDKQRLSYIFRDLQKYFEAVGEVDIEPHLRIEVIEENWNRLMMLHQEREQAIIDEIKRLERLQRLAEKVHREMKATDNRLEELERRVEDEARRLDRLHPLEAKHAVDLLEQDIRNTEVQIQNIFPDVHTLTEGRYSQAAELRKRVQKLHQRWVALRSLLHKRLVQPLSAVSFPVEERVVTKHRTTVHETRLVDTNPHFRALHDCIDWCKAKIKQLQDADYGSDLPSVQNELEVHQREHKNIEQFHPKVERCVQAKSHFHAEELTLYSQHLTVLQKLHTELLAASNKRLSDLDTLHDFIQSATNELVWLSSKEETEVTRDWSDKNLNVQSIEQYYERTFGSGIESLMSDLEKREIQFSAVQDRGEALVLQHHPAAKTIEAYMSAMQSQWTWLLQLTLCLEVHLKHAAQSQQFFRDVQQAEQWISKRDESLNTIYSQSEFSLDEGERLLKGMQELREELNSYGDHVQKLVDQAKDVVPMKQRRQPVTRPMQVTCVCSYKQVNMSIEKGEQCTLYDNSGRIKWRVKNQEGVESPVPGVCFALQPPDKDALDAAERLRRQYDRSVGLWQRKQLRLRQNMIFATIKVVKGWDLPQFLAMGQDQRTAIRKALNEDAEKLLSEGDPADPQLRRLKRETAEVNKLFDELEKRARAEEESKNAGRIFNEQISAIQEALDEAERVLNTRIAAPLPRDIDSLEHLVLQHKDFEQTLKRQTPDLDKVQQTFRGITLKTPAMRNKLDAVTTKWTNIWNSSNLYIERLKCVEIVLSSLEENTTSVSELEVKLASFDELPPDLKGLQNVLEDLMVLQNAISQQQTAMDKLNEDTQNARHVVEKSRPSHRGSHSDMDRLDDEVNKLNSRWTNLCAQLVERVRSAEAAYGLAQQLEHAYRNEVDFIDESYEKLEVENAKNLLNKVVERAPAIEAVNVTGSRLIREGKIYGQRLRAFTEQLEDICPSLDASVKKPRREFVSTVDDVARDLDTLNKRYTTLVDLLQERVTQLAAQQTEETSQQFQEALEGLQKWLTDTEEMVSNQKSPSSDYNVVKAQLQEQKFLKKMLMDQQNSMSSSYNMGQEVAAEAEPKERKKIEKQLKDLMARFDNLTESAAKRMEALEQAMGVAKQFQDKLIPLQTWLDKTEKRVRDMELVPTDEEKIQQRVTEHDGLHEDILSKKPEFSELTEVASQLMSLVGEDEAAALADKLQDAADRYAALVERSESLGNLLQRSRQGLRHLVLSYQELQAWMEGMEIRLSKYRVLAVHTEKLLQQMEDLADLTEEVSTRQTEVDSTTDTGLELMKHISSDEALQLKDKLDSLQRRFNDLVSRGSDLLKHAQESLPLVQQFHDNHNRLMDWMQAAESALQSAEPREDEIIRLEMEISEYRPVLDKINAVGPQLSQLSPGEGAATIEALVTRDNRRFAAIAEQIQRKAERLQLSKQRSLEVIGDIDDLLEWFHEVDNQLREAEPPSSEPEIIRVQLKEHKALNDDISSQKGRVRDVISTAKKVIRENGQYEDKSTIRENMEDLRETMEIVSGLSMDRLGALEQALPLAEHLRDTHIDLVSWLEEAEQQVAMLPMPALRPDLIAAQQDKNEFLVQSINEHKPLVEKLNKTGEALLKLCNEEEGIKIQDILEADTTRYAALRAELRGRQQTLEQALQESSQFSDKLEGMLRALSSTADQVNGAEPISAHPGRLRDQMEENSALVDELAQRSEAYAAVRRAADDVISKAGNRADPAVKDIKRKLDKLNKLWSDVQKSTTDRGQTLDEALAIAEKFWSELNGVMSTLRELQDALAGQAPPAAQPAAIQQQQVALQEIRHEIDQTKPDVEQVRASGHELMGLCGEPDKPDVRKHIEDLDQAWDNVTALYARREENLIDAMEKAMEFHETLQNLLEFLQEAEDKFSSMGLLGSDIDEVKKQIKQLANFKAEVDPHMVKVEALNRSLIRQAAELTERTSSEQAAAIKEPLGAVNRRWDGLLRGLVERQRLLENALLRLGQFQHALDELLVWIEKTDDTLDNLKAVAGDPQVIEVELAKLKVLVNDIQAHQTSVDTLNDAGRQLIEDGKGTAEASTTAEKLGTLNRRWRDLLQRAADRQRELEDALREAQTFTAEIQDLLSWLGDVDNTIVASKPVGGLPETASEQLERFMEVYNELEQNRLKVESVLQQGQAYLKRADSTSAGGLNHNLRTLKQRWDNVTARASDKKIKLEIALKEATEFHDALQSFVDWLTNAEKILTNLKPVSRVMETILGQIEEHKAFQKDVGVHRETMLNLDKKGTHLKYFSQKQDVILIKNLLISVQHRWERVVSKSAERTRALDHGYKEAREFHDAWSNIMNWLDETEKTLDEVASDGALGGNDPEKIKARLNKHRELQKALSAKQGTYDATMKNGKSLKDKAPKSDEFALKELLNELKNKWTTVCGKCVDRQRKLEEALLFSGQFKDAIQALLEWLSKSEKQLADTGPLYGDLDTVMNLVEQHKTFEKDLESRVSQMESVIKTGRELLAKATPDDASAIGSQLAEINNLWDTVTKLSSDKTERLQEALREAERLHKAVHVLLEWLSDAEMKLRFAGQLPEDEQESRNQLMEHEKFLRELSTKEIEKDQTLELAHVILAKAHPDGALVIKHWITIIQSRWEEVSTWAQQRNQRLENHMRGLQDLDNLLEELLSWLEGLENTLNALEAEPLPDDKATLEMLIVDHREFMENTSRRQNEVDRVCKARQIKSAKDTMKITKAKSPAPTRASPGRERTPDSLPHIGPRFPPKGSKGAEPEFRSPRVKLLWDRWRHVWMLAWERQRRLQDKYNYIQELDRVANFSWEDWRKRFLKFMNHKKSRLTDLFRKMDKNNDGLIPREDFIQGIMNTKFETSRLEMGAVADLFDRHGEGLIDWKEFIAALRPDWEERRTYNDTDKIHDEVKRLVMLCTCRQKFRVFQVGEGKYRFGDSQKLRLVRILRSTVMVRVGGGWVALDEFLLKNDPCRVFLMPIPDPNKPEQHEGWCPLAKGRTNIELREQFILADGVSQTMTAFRSKPSPTSTLQRTPISSANAGPITKVRERSARSVPMGQSRASRSSLSAGTPDSLSDNESSFKLGSARKTSTPYRSSMTPGGSRPSSRPTSRPTSRPTSRPGSRPASRQGSKPPSRYGSTQSLDSTDDSTNVSRIPRRTAVSTTGNTPTSSRHNSVSGKRLSVNGSSSRPRTPTGLVSPASGVPARFGTIHRASSIPTLTGVGTPISRSRIPVYVGTDIKSPQSTTSNISTHSTQSNYSTVSTDSTGSSSMCTNSATNTSSAVKRARTRTPSSGSSTPLPPSLKLSRKPSGASDTSVSTTPATKRKGKPTPIDQRAPFRL; encoded by the exons GCCAGCAGACATGTCGGAGATCTGTTCGAAGACCTGCGGGACGGGCACAACCTCATTTCCTTGCTGGAGGTACTCTCGGGCGAGCATCTT cCGCGAGAGAGAGGTCGGATGCGTTTCCACATGCTGCAGAATGTACAAATGGCTCTTGACTTTTTGCGCTATAAGAAGATCAAGCTCGTTAATATTCGTGCTGAAGACATTGTCGATGGAAACCCAAAGTTGACTCTAGGTTTGATATGGACCATCATACTTCACTTCCAG AGCTGGCGTCGCAAG aTATCCGATATTGTAGTGGGTCAGGAATCGAACGTGACTGCCCGTGAAGCTCTTCTGAGATGGGCCAGACGATCGACGGCGCGTTATCCTGGAGTGCGCGTTACGGACTTTACCGGATCGTGGAGGGATGGGCTAGCTTTCAGCGCATTAATCCATCGAAACAGACCAGATCTGGTCGATTGGAAAGGTGCTCGTGCTAGTCAACCACGAGAGCGGCTCGATCGGGTCTTCTACGTCGCGGAGCGCGAGTATGGCGTTACGAGGCTTCTCGATCCTGAAG ATGTGGACACTCCTGAACCGGATGAGAAGTCCTTGATAACGTACATCTCTTCGCTCTACGACGTGTTCCCGGAGCCGCCAACGATTCACCCGTTGTACGATGCCGAGGACCAGAGGCGCTCGGAGGAATATAGAGAGCTAGCTAGTTCCCTCCACATGTGGATCCGCGAAAAGATGTGCCTGATGCAGGAACGTGTCTTCCCGCCGACCttaatagaaatgaaaaatttggcGGCCGGCAGCACGAAATTCAAGAATGAGGAAGTACCGCCCAGATACAGAGACAAGCAACGACTTTCTTACATCTTCAGGGATTTGCAAAAGTACTTCGAAGCGGTCGGTGAGGTGGACATTGAACCTCACTTACGTATCGAGGTTATTGAAGAAAATTGGAATAGATTGATGATGCTGCATCAGGAAAGAGAACAGGCGATAATCGACGAAATTAAACG ACTCGAACGACTGCAACGACTAGCAGAGAAAGTGCACAGAGAGATGAAGGCGACCGACAATCGATTGGAGGAGCTCGAGAGACGAGTGGAGGACGAAGCCAGACGTCTCGATCGACTTCATCCTCTGGAAGCGAAACATGCGGTGGATCTTTTGGAACAGGATATTCGTAACACCGAGGTCCAGatccaaaatatttttccagacGTGCATACACTTACCGAGGGGCGATACAGTCAGGCGGCCGAACTTCGCAAAAG AGTTCAGAAGCTACATCAACGGTGGGTCGCCCTGCGATCTCTTCTTCATAAACGTTTGGTACAGCCGCTGTCGGCCGTATCTTTCCCGGTAGAAGAACGCGTCGTTACGAAACACCGTACTACCGTCCATGAAACCCGATTGGTCGACACCAATCCACATTTCCGTGCGTTACACGACTGCATCGACTGGTGTAAGGCGAAGATCAAACAGCTCCAGGATGCAGACTATGGCTCCGATTTACCTAGCGTGCAGAACGAACTGGAGGTTCACCAAAGGGAACACAAGAATATCGAGCAGTTCCATCCTAAAGTGGAGAGATGTGTGCAGGCTAAGAGCCACTTTCACGCCGAGGAACTGACATTGTATAGCCAACATCTAACTGTTCTTCAAAAACTTCACACTGAATTATTGGCGGCCTCGAATAAGAGACTTTCCGATTTGGACACTCTACATGACTTTATACAATCGGCGACTAATGAACTAGTTTGGCTGAGTTCTAAGGAGGAGACGGAGGTGACACGCGATTGGAGTGACAAGAATTTGAATGTGCAAAGTATCGAGCAGTATTACGAg CGTACGTTTGGATCTGGTATAGAG TCCCTTATGAGTGACCTAGAGAAGCGGGAGATTCAATTCTCCGCGGTGCAAGATCGAGGCGAAGCTCTGGTCCTTCAACATCATCCCGCCGCGAAAACCATCGAAGCTTACATGTCCGCTATGCAGAGTCAATGGACCTGGCTTCTTCAATTAACTCTTTGTCTAGAAGTCCATCTGAAACACGCAGCACAGAGTCAACAATTTTTCCGGGATGTTCAACAGGCTGAACAGTGGATCTCGAAGAGAGATGAATCACTCAACACCATTTATTCCCAATCAGAATTCTCCTTGGACGAGGGTGAACGTTTATTGAAGGGTATGCAAGAACTACGCGAAGAATTGAATAGTTACGGCGATCATGTGCAGAAACTGGTTGATCAAGCGAAGGACGTGGTTCCTATGAAGCAACGTCGACAGCCCGTGACACGACCTATGCAAGTTACATGTGTCTGCAGCTACAAACAAGTTAAT ATGTCGATTGAGAAGGGCGAACAATGTACGTTATACGACAACTCTGGTAGGATAAAATGGCGCGTAAAGAATCAAGAGGGCGTCGAGTCCCCTGTTCCAGGCGTCTGCTTTGCTCTTCAGCCACCTGACAAGGATGCTCTCGATGCTGCAGAAAGATTGCGACGACAATATGACCGAAGTGTTGGATTATGGCAACGGAAACAGCTTCGATTACGACAAAACATGATTTTCGCGACCATCAAAGTGGTCAAAGGCTGGGATCTACCGCAGTTCTTGGCTATGGGCCAGGATCAGAGAACTGCTATCAGAAAAGCCTTAAACGAGGATGCTGAGAAATTGCTGTCCGAGGGCGACCCTGCTGATCCACAATTGAGGCGACTGAAGCGAGAAACGGCCGAAGTGAACAAATTGTTTGATGAACTAGAGAAACGTGCCAGAGCGGAGGAAGAGTCAAAGAACGCGGGACGTATTTTCAACGAACAGATTTCTGCCATTCAAGAAGCATTAGACGAAGCAGAGAGAGTTCTGAACACTCGCATAGCTGCGCCATTGCCGAGAGACATCGACAGCTTAGAACATCTGGTTCTGCAACACAAAGATTTTGAACAAACTCTCAAACGTCAAACGCCAGATCTAGATAAAGTTCAACAAACTTTCCGTGGTATTACTTTGAAGACTCCAGCCATGAGAAACAAGCTCGACGCTGTTACCACCAAATGGACAAATATTTGGAACTCAAGCAATCTGTACATCGAGCGGCTAAAGTGTGTTGAGATCGTGCTTTCTAGTCTTGAGGAGAACACAACCTCGGTATCCGAATTGGAAGTGAAATTGGCGTCGTTTGACGAGCTGCCACCGGATCTGAAGGGATTACAGAATGTACTAGAAGATCTGATGGTGCTTCAAAATGCCATCTCTCAACAGCAAACTGCAATGGATAAACTGAACGAAGATACGCAGAACGCAAGACACGTTGTTGAAAAGTCGAGACCAAGTCATCGTGGCTCTCATTCTGATATGGATCGCTTAGACGATGAAGTGAACAAACTAAACTCCAGATGGACCAATCTATGTGCTCAGTTGGTTGAAAGAGTTCGCAGCGCGGAAGCAGCCTATGGCCTAGCTCAACAGTTAGAACATGCCTACCGTAACGAGGTCGACTTCATTGACGAATCGTACGAAAAACTCGAAGTGGAGAATGCGAAG AATCTATTGAACAAGGTGGTAGAACGAGCGCCGGCGATCGAAGCAGTAAATGTGACAGGCAGTCGATTGATTCGCGAAGGAAAG ATCTACGGACAAAGGCTTCGAGCGTTCACGGAACAGCTGGAAGATATCTGCCCGTCTTTGGATGCTTCGGTGAAAAAACCGCGACGAGAGTTCGTCTCAACGGTTGACGACGTCGCTCGTGATCTAGATACTCTGAACAAGAGGTACACCACGCTCGTGGATCTTCTTCAGGAACGGGTTACACAGCTGGCAGCGCAACAAACCGAGGAGACATCTCAACAG TTCCAGGAGGCTCTGGAGGGTCTTCAGAAATGGCTGACGGACACAGAGGAAATGGTATCCAACCAGAAATCACCATCATCGGATTACAACGTAGTCAAGGCGCAATTACAAGAGCAAAAATTCCTGAAGAAGATGCTAATGGACCAGCAAAACTCAATGTCCTCCTCGTACAATATGGGCCAAGAAGTGGCGGCTGAGGCGGAGCCTAAGGAACGGAAGAAGATCGAGAAACAACTGAAAGATTTGATGGCAAGATTTGATAATCTTACGGAAAGTGCTGCTAAGAGAATGGAAGCACTTGAACAAGCGATGGGAGTAGCGAAACAGTTCCAGGATAAACTGATACCACTTCAAACTTGGCTGGACAAGACCGAAAAACGCGTAAGAGATATGGAGTTGGTTCCAACGGACGAGGAAAAAATCCAGCAACGCGTTACCGAACACGATGGCCTTCACGAGGATATTCTGTCAAAGAAACCTGAATTCAGTGAACTTACAGAGGTTGCTAGTCAACTAATGTCTCTGGTAGGCGAAGATGAAGCCGCTGCTTTGGCTGACAAACTTCAGGATGCGGCTGATAGATACGCTGCATTGGTCGAACGATCGGAATCTCTTGGTAACTTGCTTCAACGTTCGAGACAGGGTTTACGTCATCTGGTACTCAGTTATCAAGAACTTCAGGCTTGGATGGAGGGTATGGAAATCAGATTGTCGAAATACAGAGTGCTGGCAGTGCATACGGAGAAGCTTCTTCAACAAATGGAAGACCTAGCTGACTTGACCGAAGAGGTTTCGACTCGACAGACAGAAGTAGACAGTACCACCGATACTGGATTGGAATTAATGAAACACATATCGAGCGACGAGGCGCTTCAATTGAAAGATAAACTCGATTCTTTGCAACGGCGATTTAATGATTTGGTTAGTCGAGGTTCCGACTTGCTGAAGCACGCGCAAGAGTCTCTTCCATTGGTGCAACAATTCCATGATAATCATAATCGTTTAATGGATTGGATGCAAGCTGCAGAATCGGCTCTGCAATCAGCCGAACCTCGCGAAGATGAAATTATTAGATTAGAAATGGAGATATCGGAATATAGACCAGTTCTAGACAAGATCAACGCCGTTGGACCGCAGTTGTCTCAGTTATCTCCGGGTGAAGGGGCAGCGACTATCGAAGCTCTAGTCACCAGAGACAACAGGAGATTCGCCGCCATTGCCGAGCAGATTCAACGAAAGGCTGAGAGGCTTCAGCTGAGTAAGCAACGTTCGCTGGAAGTGATCGGTGATATTGACGATTTACTAGAATGGTTCCATGAAGTGGATAATCAATTAAGGGAAGCAGAACCACCAAGCAGCGAACCGGAAATCATCAGGGTACAATTGAAGGAGCATAAAGCCTTGAACGACGACATATCCAGTCAGAAAGGACGTGTTAGGGATGTGATATCCACAGCAAAGAAGGTGATCCGTGAAAATGGTCAATACGAGGACAAATCTACGATCAGAGAAAATATGGAGGACTTACGAGAAACCATGGAAATTGTTTCCGGTCTTTCAATGGATAGACTCGGTGCTTTGGAACAAGCTTTGCCATTGGCTGAACATTTACGCGACACTCACATTGATTTAGTCAGCTGGTTAGAAGAGGCTGAACAACAAGTCGCAATGCTTCCTATGCCTGCGTTAAGACCCGATCTAATAGCCGCCCAACAGGACAAGAACGAGTTCCTCGTGCAGAGCATCAACGAACACAAACCTTTGGTCGAGAAGTTGAACAAAACTGGTGAAGCATTGTTGAAGCTGTGCAACGAAGAAGAAGGTATCAAAATACAGGACATATTGGAAGCAGACACCACTCGATATGCAGCCCTCAGAGCAGAACTTCGTGGTCGACAGCAGACTCTCGAACAGGCACTTCAGGAATCTTCTCAGTTCTCCGACAAGCTGGAAGGAATGCTGCGTGCTCTCTCATCAACTGCCGATCAAGTAAATGGCGCCGAACCGATCAGCGCTCATCCTGGTCGGTTAAGAGATCAGATGGAAGAGAATTCCGCTCTGGTCGACGAATTGGCTCAAAGATCCGAGGCCTATGCGGCTGTGAGGAGGGCCGCCGATGACGTGATCAGCAAGGCAGGTAACAGAGCTGATCCAGCCGTAAAGGACATCAAACGGAAGCTGGACAAATTGAACAAACTATGGAGCGACGTGCAAAAGTCGACGACCGACAGAGGTCAAACGTTAGACGAAGCTTTGGCGATCGCCGAAAAATTCTGGTCCGAGTTGAATGGCGTGATGTCTACTCTGCGAGAGCTTCAGGATGCTCTTGCTGGTCAGGCGCCACCAGCAGCTCAACCTGCTGCCATCCAACAGCAACAGGTTGCCTTGCAGGAGATTAGGCACGAAATCGACCAAACGAAACCAGATGTCGAGCAAGTACGAGCTTCTGGTCACGAGTTGATGGGTCTTTGTGGTGAGCCAGACAAACCAGATGTTAGAAAGCATATCGAAGATTTGGATCAAGCCTGGGATAATGTGACTGCCCTATATGCCAGAAGAGAGGAAAATCTGATCGATGCTATGGAGAAAGCCATGGAGTTCCACGAGACCTTGCAAAATCTTCTGGAGTTCCTACAAGAAGCCGAGGACAAGTTCTCCAGTATGGGACTGCTAGGAAGCGATATCGACGAAGTTAAAAAACAGATCAAACAATTGGCCAATTTCAAAGCCGAAGTAGATCCTCACATGGTCAAGGTCGAAGCTCTAAACAG GAGTCTGATAAG ACAAGCTGCCGAACTGACAGAGAGAACGTCCTCGGAACAAGCTGCAGCCATCAAAGAACCGCTTGGTGCCGTTAACAGACGGTGGGACGGACTGCTTCGAGGCCTCGTGGAGAGGCAAAGGCTCTTGGAGAACGCGTTACTACGTCTAGGACAATTCCAGCATGCTCTAGACGAATTGCTGGTATGGATCGAGAAGACGGACGACACTTTGGACAACTTGAAGGCCGTGGCCGGTGATCCTCAAGTGATCGAAGTGGAATTAGCTAAACTGAAAGTACTTGTAAATGATATTCAAGCCCATCAGACCAGCGTGGACACTCTGAACGACGCTGGAAGACAGTTAATAGAGGATGGAAAGGGAACAGCCGAAGCTTCGACGACTGCTGAGAAATTGGGTACTTTGAATCGTCGTTGGCGCGATTTGTTGCAACGTGCTGCTGATCGTCAACGAGAATTGGAAGATGCGCTTAGAGAAGCGCAAACCTTTACGGCGGAGATACAGGACCTTTTGTCTTGGCTGGGTGATGTGGACAACACTATAGTAGCTTCAAAACCTGTTGGAGGATTGCCGGAAACAGCTTCAGAACAGTTAGAACGCTTTATGGAAGTGTACAACGAATTGGAACAAAATCGTTTGAAAGTTGAATCGGTTCTTCAACAAGGACAAGCGTACTTGAAGCGTGCTGATTCTACTAGTGCCGGTGGTCTGAATCACAACTTGAGGACTTTGAAACAACGATGGGATAATGTGACTGCTCGCGCAAGTGATAAAAAGATCAAGCTCGAGATCGCTCTGAAAGAGGCTACAGAGTTCCACGATGCACTTCAATCGTTTGTCGATTGGTTAACCAACGCGGAGAAGATTCTGACGAATCTGAAACCTGTGTCGAGGGTAATGGAAACTATCCTCGGACAGATAGAGGAACACAAAGCGTTTCAGAAGGACGTTGGAGTTCATCGTGAGACTATGCTGAACCTCGATAAGAAGGGCACGCATTTGAAATACTTTTCACAGAAACAGGACGTGATTCTAATCAAAAACTTGTTGATAAGTGTGCAACACAGATGGGAAAGAGTAGTTTCGAAGTCTGCAGAGAGAACCAGGGCTCTTGATCACGGATACAAAGAGGCCAGAGAATTCCACGATGCTTGGTCCAATATAATGAACTGGCTCGACGAAACGGAGAAAACTTTGGACGAGGTTGCCAGTGATGGCGCCCTTGGAGGAAATGATCCAGAGAAGATCAAGGCCAGACTGAATAAGCATCGTGAATTGCAGAAAGCTCTCAGCGCCAAACAGGGTACCTATGACGCAActatgaaaaatggaaaatcatTAAAAGACAAAGCGCCTAAAAGTGATGAATTTGCTTTGAAAGAACTTTTGAATGAGTTGAAGAACAAGTGGACCACTGTTTGTGGTAAGTGCGTGGATAGACAGAGGAAGCTCGAGGAAGCATTGTTGTTCTCGGGACAATTCAAGGACGCTATTCAGGCGTTGCTGGAATGGCTTAGTAAGTCTGAGAAGCAGCTGGCAGACACCGGTCCACTTTATGGCGACCTTGACACTGTAATGAATTTGGTTGAACAACATAAGACCTTCGAGAAGGATCTCGAATCCAGAGTCTCTCAGATGGAATCCGTAATCAAAACGGGTCGCGAGCTTCTTGCTAAGGCGACGCCTGATGATGCATCTGCTATAGGATCACAGCTtgctgaaataaataatctttggGACACGGTAACCAAGTTGTCCTCTGACAAGACTGAACGACTCCAAGAAGCCCTCAGAGAGGCTGAACGCCTTCACAAGGCAGTTCACGTACTTCTGGAGTGGCTGAGCGATGCTGAAATGAAGCTGAGATTTGCTGGACAGTTGCCGGAAGATGAACAGGAGAGCAGGAATCAGTTGATGGAACACGAAAAGTTCTTGCGTGAATTAAGCACcaaggaaattgaaaaagatcAAACTTTGGAGCTGGCTCACGTGATTCTTGCAAAGGCACACCCTGATGGAGCTTTGGTTATCAAACATTGGATCACGATTATTCAATCCAGATGGGAAGAGGTTTCCACCTGGGCCCAACAAAGGAATCAAAGATTGGAGAATCATATGCGAGGACTTCAG GACCTCGACAATCTTCTGGAAGAACTACTGTCATGGTTAGAAGGTTTGGAGAACACTCTCAACGCTCTTGAAGCTGAGCCTCTACCAGACGATAAAGCTACTTTAGAAATGCTGATTGTGGATCACAGAGAATTTATGGAGAACACCAGTCGAAGACAGAACGAAGTTGACCGCGTCTGTAAAGCCAGACAGATCAAATCTGCGAAAGATACGATGAAGATAACGAAGGCTAAGTCACCTGCCCCAAC CCGAGCCAGCCCAGGCCGTGAGAGAACGCCCGATTCGTTGCCGCACATCGGCCCACGGTTCCCACCCAAAGGAAG CAAAGGTGCCGAACCGGAGTTCCGTAGTCCGAGAGTAAAACTGCTGTGGGACAGGTGGAGACACGTTTGGATGTTGGCGTGGGAACGTCAACGTCGTTTACAGGataagtataattatatcCAAGAACTGGACCGTGTCGCAAACTTCAGCTGGGAGGATTGGCGCAAGAGA TTCCTGAAATTCATGAACCACAAAAAGTCCAGATTAACAGATCTCTTCAGGAAAATGGATAAGAATAACGACGGACTGATTCCACGCGAGGACTTCATTCAAGGAATCATGAACACTA AATTCGAGACTTCACGGTTAGAAATGGGAGCGGTCGCAGATTTGTTCGATCGCCACGGTGAAGGATTGATAGATTGGAAGGAATTCATCGCGGCTCTAAGACCAGACTGGGAGGAACgcagaacgtataacgacactGACAAGATTCACGATGAAGTAAAACGATTGGTGATGCTTTGTACTTGTCGCCAGAAATTCCGTGTATTTCAAGTTGGCGAAGGAAAATATAGG TTTGGAGACAGTCAGAAGTTGCGGTTGGTACGGATTCTACGATCGACCGTGATGGTACGAGTCGGTGGTGGATGGGTAGCATTGGacgaatttctattaaaaaatgatccTTGCCGCG TTTTTCTAATGCCGATACCGGACCCTAACAAACCGGAACAACATGAGGGTTGGTGTCCGCTCG CCAAGGGAAGAACGAATATCGAGCTGCGAGAACAATTCATATTGGCGGATGGCGTCAGCCAGACAATGACGGCGTTCAGATCGAAACCGAGCCCAACCTCGACGCTGCAGCGTACGCCAATCTCATCCGCGAATGCCGGACCCATCACCAAG GTGAGGGAACGCAGCGCTCGCAGCGTTCCCATGGGACAATCGCGAGCATCGCGCTCATCGTTGAGCGCCGGAACGCCGGACAGCCTAAGCGACAACGAGAGCTCTTTCAAGCTTGGCTCCGCCAGAAAAACAAGTACACCCTACAGAAGCTCTATGACACCGG GCGGTAGTCGACCATCCAGTAGGCCAACTTCGAGACCAACATCCAGACCAACCAGTAGACCCGGAAGTAGGCCCGCATCCAGGCAAGGAAGCAAACCACCGAGTCGCTATGGTTCCACACAGTCGTTAGATAGCACTG aTGATTCGACCAATGTGAGCCGCATTCCACGTAGAACGGCAGTGAGCACGACAGGGAATACTCCCACTTCTAGCAGACACAATAGCGTGTCAGGAAAGCGCTTATCGGTGAACGGTTCGAGTTCACGACCTCGAACGCCCACCGGCCTGGTTAGTCCTGCCAGTGGTGTTCCAGCGAG gTTTGGCACGATCCATAGAGCTTCGAGCATTCCAACCCTGACTGGTGTCGGCACACCGATCAG CCGTTCGAGGATCCCCGTATATGTGGGCACGGATATAAAATCCCCACAATCGACGACCAGCAATATTTCCACTCATTCTACGCAAAGCAACTACTCGACGGTTTCTACCGATTCTACCGG GAGCAGCTCGATGTGTACAAATTCAGCAACTAACACCTCGTCGGCCGTTAAGCGAGCTAG AACAAGGACACCGTCCAGTGGGTCGAGCACGCCACTGCCGCCTTCTTTGAAACTATCCAGGAAACCTTCTGGAGCATCGGATACGTCCGTATCGACCACACCGGCCACTAAACGAAAAGGCAAACCAACGCCGATCGACCAACGGGCGCCATTCCGATTGTAG